In Desulfonatronum thioautotrophicum, the DNA window GATTTCGATTGGCTGGATGACGAGGCGCCGGGCAAGGCCGGTGACAAGGAAGATCCGTCCTCCCCGGATAAAGGCGGTGAGCGGTCAAAGGCTTCTTCCGAACGAGAAATTTCCTTGGAAATCCAAGCCTCCGAAGAGCCGAGAAACAAGATCATGACGTATGTTGTCCTTGGTCTTGTGGCGTTGACACTGGCCCTGGCGCTGGTCCTGTACGGTCAGCAGGCCATGGATAGCGTTTCCTCCTGGTTTGGCTCGCCCGACACCACTGAGGCCGAGGAACAAAGGTTTTTGGGTCCGGATGAGGTCCAACTGATCTCCTTGCAAAACGTGCGGCAGTACTTTGTCAGCAACGAAAAGATCGGGCAGTTGTTCGTTATCGAGGGCAAGGCCCGCAATGATTTTCCCATGCCCATGGAACTGTTCCGCATTGAAGCGAGCCTGTTCGACGGGGATGGGCAGGTCGTGGAATCCAGGGATTTTCTGGCCGGGAACACCGTCTCCCTGTTTCAACTCCAGATCATGACCGAGCAGGAGTTGGAAGCCGCCCTGAGTGCCCGTGTGGGCATTCTGACCAACAACACCAATGTCCGCCCGGGTATGGACGTACAGTTCATGGTTGTCTTTCCCAACCCTCCGGAAATCGTCCAGGAGTATGGTCTCAGGGTTATCGGCGCCCAGCATCCTCCAGGTTAGCCGTCCGTTGGAAAACTTCCCATTGCCGCGTCGCTGCTCTGGCACTTCTCTCTGGCACTTCCTTTTGTAAACAAGGTTTTCTCGTATTTCGATACGAGACTCTCCAGTAAGTGCCGTATTGCTCCTTGCATTTGGGTTTTTTGAACGGACTGTGGATAAGGACTTTGTCGACATTCAGAAGCATGAAAACTTCTCCCGGTTCCTACGTTTGCTCAAGCTGCGGCGCCCATACCACACGGTGGCAAGGGCAGTGCCCGCACTGCAAGGCCTGGAACACCCTTCGGGAAGCCCCGAAAACTCTTGTAAACACTCGCGCAGCCCAGGCGCTCGCCACTCCGGTCAGCCTGCTGGACAACACCGAGGCCGCGGCCACGGCCTGGAGCACCGGCCTGCCCGGTCTGGATGAGCTCTTGGGCGGAGGAATGATGCCTGGTGCGTCCGTGCTCATGGGCGGAGAACCGGGGATCGGCAAGTCCACGCTACTCTTACAGTTGGCTGCCCAGGCCGCCCAAGCCGGCAAGGACGCGGTTTATGTCTCCGGGGAAGAATCCCTGAGCCAGATCAAATCCCGAGCTATGCGTCTGGGTGCCCTGGTTCCGGGATTGGCTGCCCTGGATACCCATCGGGTCGAGGACGTGCTGGCCTTGCTGGGAACCGAAAATCCGCCGGATCTTTTGGTGTTGGATTCAATCCAGACCGTCTCCTCCGGAGAGTCCGACGGCTTGCCCGGCAGCGTCAGTCAGGTGCGCACCGTGGCCACCCGCCTGGTGGAAACCTGCAAATCCCGAGACTGCTGCCTCATTCTGGTCGGGCATGTGACCAAGGACGGGGCCATTGCCGGCCCGAAACTTTTGGAGCACATGGTGGACACGGTGCTCTCCCTGGAGGGCGATCGACAACATATGTTCCGGTTGCTACGGGTGCTCAAGAACCGTTTCGGCCCCAGCAACGAATTGCTGGTCTTCCAGATGGAACAGCAGGGGTTGAACGTGGTCCCGGACCCTTCAACCTATTTTCTGGGCGACCGCGACCCCAGCCTGAGCGGTACGGCCCTGGTCATGGCCTTGGATGGTCACCGGCCCTTTGCCGTGGAGGTCCAGGCCTTGGCTACCAAGAGTTTCTTGGCCATGCCGCGCCGCACCGTGCTGGGCTTTGACGCCAATCGCCTGCATCTGCTGCTGGCCGTGCTGGAAAAGCGACTGCGTCTGCCGCTGGGCCAGTTTGACATCTACACCAAGATCGGCGGCGGGCTGCGTCTCCAGGATCCCGGCCTGGATCTGGGGGTAGTGGCAGCCGTACTCTCGTCGTTTCTGGACAAGCCGTTGCCCGAACGGGCCGTGCTCTGGGGGGAGGTGGATCTCAACGGCCAGATCCGTCCGGTTTTGGCCCAGGATGTCCGGGGGCGCCAAGCCGAGCGCCTGGGCTACAAGCCGATCCTCGCTCCTCGGTCGCCGGACGCCTCCAAGGGATTAGGCAATGTCCAGGAGATGGCCAGGGTCCTTTTCGGAAGCACCAGCGTTGCCTGACCGCTTTTCCGCCATTTCCGTGCCCCGTTATCCATCGCCATGACCACCGTCACCTGGATCGGAATCATCGTCTGCCTGACCCAGTCGGCCATGCTCTCCGGGCTGAATCTGGCCTATTTTTCCGTGAGCAAGCTTCATTTGGAAATGGAAGCCTCTCGCGGCAATCTCCATGCCCGGCGGGTCTTGAATCTGCGCCGGGACGCCAGTTTTCTGCTGGTGACCATTCTCTGGGCCAATGTGGGCGTCAACGTCCTGCTGGCTCTGTTATCCGGGTCCGTGCTCTCCGGAGTGGCCGCGTTTCTGTTCTCCACGGTGTTGATCACGATCTGC includes these proteins:
- a CDS encoding DUF3426 domain-containing protein, which gives rise to MLIQCPNCDTKYNLDEAVLGPDGSKVRCIRCGHVFFVAPSGEVSALAPEPPREHDLDQDFGTDFDWLDDEAPGKAGDKEDPSSPDKGGERSKASSEREISLEIQASEEPRNKIMTYVVLGLVALTLALALVLYGQQAMDSVSSWFGSPDTTEAEEQRFLGPDEVQLISLQNVRQYFVSNEKIGQLFVIEGKARNDFPMPMELFRIEASLFDGDGQVVESRDFLAGNTVSLFQLQIMTEQELEAALSARVGILTNNTNVRPGMDVQFMVVFPNPPEIVQEYGLRVIGAQHPPG
- the radA gene encoding DNA repair protein RadA, coding for MKTSPGSYVCSSCGAHTTRWQGQCPHCKAWNTLREAPKTLVNTRAAQALATPVSLLDNTEAAATAWSTGLPGLDELLGGGMMPGASVLMGGEPGIGKSTLLLQLAAQAAQAGKDAVYVSGEESLSQIKSRAMRLGALVPGLAALDTHRVEDVLALLGTENPPDLLVLDSIQTVSSGESDGLPGSVSQVRTVATRLVETCKSRDCCLILVGHVTKDGAIAGPKLLEHMVDTVLSLEGDRQHMFRLLRVLKNRFGPSNELLVFQMEQQGLNVVPDPSTYFLGDRDPSLSGTALVMALDGHRPFAVEVQALATKSFLAMPRRTVLGFDANRLHLLLAVLEKRLRLPLGQFDIYTKIGGGLRLQDPGLDLGVVAAVLSSFLDKPLPERAVLWGEVDLNGQIRPVLAQDVRGRQAERLGYKPILAPRSPDASKGLGNVQEMARVLFGSTSVA